In Paraburkholderia flava, one genomic interval encodes:
- the mutS gene encoding DNA mismatch repair protein MutS: MGNQIAAVDAKTNELAQHTPMMQQYLRIKSEHPGTLVFYRMGDFYELFFDDAEKASRLLDLTLTQRGASAGNPIKMAGVPHHAVEQYLAKLVKLGESVAICEQIGDPATSKGPVERKVVRVVTPGTLTDAALLSDKNDVFLLSACVGHNRRGVATTLGLAWLNLASGALRLAEIAPDQAAAAFERIRPAEILVADTGSDASAWSPPTGFGALTRVPAWHFDTTSGTKRLCDQLDVASLDGFGAHSLSSACGAAGALLLYASATQGQQLRHVRSLKVEYESEYIGLDPSTRRNLELTETLRGTESPTLCSLLDTCCTTMGSRLLRHWLHHPPRDASIARTRQQAIGALLDAPPANGVDALRGALRQISDIERITGRLALLSARPRDLSSLRDTFVSLPALRTQLAQITAGVDSLVRIEVALEPPAPCVDLLRQAIAEEPAAMVRDGGVIARGYDADLDELRDISENCGQFLIDLETRERARTGIGNLRVEYNKVHGFYIEVTRGQTDKVPDDYRRRQTLKNAERYITPELKTFEDKALSAQERALARERALYDALLQSLLPFIADCQRVASALAELDLLTAFAERARALDWAAPTFREAGGIEIEQGRHPVVEAQVEQFIANDCTLNPERKLLLITGPNMGGKSTFMRQTALIALMAYVGSYVPARRAEFGPIDRIFTRIGAADDLAGGRSTFMVEMTEAAAILNDATPQSLVLMDEIGRGTSTFDGLALAWAIARHLLAHNGCHTLFATHYFELTQLPIEFAQAANVHLSAVEHGHGIVFLHAVNEGPANQSYGLQVAQLAGVPSAVIRAARKHLAHLEQQSAGQPAPQLDLFAAQPLLLEDRDDRDDDAPAATENPATQALLERLRAIDPNELRPRDALDLLYELHDLATPPDADD, encoded by the coding sequence ATGGGCAACCAGATCGCAGCAGTCGACGCCAAAACCAACGAATTGGCACAGCACACACCGATGATGCAGCAGTACCTTCGCATCAAGTCGGAACATCCCGGCACGCTCGTCTTTTACCGGATGGGTGACTTCTACGAACTGTTCTTCGACGACGCGGAAAAAGCGTCGCGCCTGCTCGATCTGACGCTGACGCAACGCGGCGCGTCGGCGGGCAATCCGATCAAGATGGCCGGCGTCCCGCATCACGCGGTCGAGCAATATCTCGCGAAGCTGGTGAAGCTCGGCGAGTCGGTCGCAATCTGCGAACAGATCGGCGATCCGGCTACGTCGAAAGGGCCGGTCGAACGCAAGGTCGTGCGCGTCGTCACGCCCGGCACGCTGACCGATGCCGCCCTGCTCTCCGACAAGAACGACGTGTTCCTGCTCTCTGCATGCGTCGGTCACAACCGTCGCGGCGTCGCGACGACGCTCGGTCTCGCGTGGCTTAATCTGGCGAGCGGCGCCCTCCGTCTCGCGGAGATCGCACCCGATCAGGCCGCGGCCGCATTCGAACGCATCCGCCCTGCAGAAATTCTCGTCGCCGATACCGGCAGCGATGCGAGCGCATGGTCGCCGCCCACCGGCTTCGGTGCGCTGACCCGCGTGCCCGCGTGGCATTTCGATACAACGTCGGGCACGAAGCGGCTGTGCGATCAGCTCGACGTCGCGAGTCTCGACGGCTTCGGCGCGCACTCGCTGTCGAGCGCATGCGGTGCAGCGGGCGCGCTGTTGCTGTACGCATCGGCGACGCAGGGTCAGCAGTTGCGCCACGTGCGTAGCCTGAAGGTCGAATACGAATCGGAGTACATCGGCCTCGACCCTTCGACGCGTCGCAATCTCGAACTCACCGAAACGCTGCGCGGCACCGAATCGCCGACGCTGTGTTCGCTGCTCGACACCTGCTGCACGACGATGGGTAGCCGTCTGCTGCGTCACTGGCTGCATCATCCGCCGCGCGACGCGTCGATTGCACGCACACGTCAGCAGGCGATCGGCGCATTGCTCGACGCGCCGCCGGCCAACGGTGTCGATGCATTGCGCGGCGCGTTGCGGCAGATCTCCGACATCGAACGGATCACCGGGCGGCTCGCGCTGCTGTCGGCACGGCCACGCGATCTGTCGAGTCTGCGCGATACGTTCGTGTCGTTGCCGGCGCTACGCACGCAGCTCGCCCAGATCACAGCCGGCGTCGACTCGCTGGTGCGGATCGAGGTGGCACTCGAACCACCCGCGCCGTGCGTCGATCTGCTGCGTCAGGCGATCGCAGAAGAACCGGCGGCGATGGTGCGCGACGGCGGCGTGATCGCGCGCGGCTACGACGCCGATCTCGACGAGCTGCGCGACATCTCGGAGAACTGCGGCCAGTTCCTGATCGATCTCGAAACGCGCGAACGCGCGCGCACCGGCATCGGCAATCTGCGCGTCGAGTACAACAAGGTGCACGGCTTCTATATCGAAGTCACGCGCGGCCAGACCGACAAGGTGCCCGACGACTACCGGCGACGTCAGACGCTGAAGAACGCCGAGCGCTATATCACGCCCGAACTGAAAACCTTCGAGGACAAGGCGCTCTCCGCACAGGAGCGCGCGCTGGCCCGCGAACGCGCGCTGTACGACGCGCTGCTGCAATCGTTGTTGCCGTTTATCGCGGACTGCCAGCGGGTCGCATCGGCACTGGCCGAGCTGGATCTGCTCACCGCATTCGCCGAACGCGCCCGCGCGCTCGACTGGGCCGCGCCGACGTTCCGCGAAGCGGGCGGCATCGAGATCGAACAGGGACGCCATCCGGTCGTCGAGGCGCAGGTCGAGCAGTTCATCGCGAACGACTGCACGCTGAACCCCGAGCGCAAACTGCTGCTGATCACCGGCCCGAACATGGGCGGTAAATCGACCTTCATGCGGCAGACGGCGCTGATCGCGTTGATGGCTTACGTCGGCAGCTACGTGCCGGCGCGGCGCGCGGAGTTCGGTCCGATCGATCGCATCTTCACGCGCATCGGCGCCGCCGACGATCTGGCCGGCGGCCGTTCGACGTTCATGGTCGAGATGACGGAAGCCGCCGCGATTCTCAACGACGCGACACCGCAAAGCCTCGTGCTGATGGACGAGATCGGACGCGGCACGTCGACGTTCGACGGCCTCGCGCTCGCATGGGCGATTGCGCGTCATCTGCTCGCGCACAACGGCTGCCATACGCTGTTCGCGACGCACTACTTCGAACTCACGCAGTTGCCGATCGAGTTTGCGCAAGCGGCGAACGTGCATCTGTCGGCCGTCGAGCACGGCCACGGCATCGTGTTTCTGCATGCGGTCAACGAAGGCCCCGCGAACCAGAGCTATGGGTTGCAGGTCGCGCAACTGGCGGGCGTGCCGTCGGCGGTGATCCGCGCGGCGCGCAAACATCTCGCGCATCTCGAGCAGCAGTCGGCGGGACAGCCGGCACCGCAGCTCGATCTGTTTGCTGCGCAACCGCTGTTGCTGGAGGACCGCGACGATCGTGATGACGACGCGCCCGCAGCCACAGAGAACCCGGCAACCCAGGCGCTGCTCGAACGCCTGCGCGCGATCGATCCGAACGAACTGCGTCCGCGCGACGCACTCGATCTGCTGTATGAACTGCACGACCTAGCTACTCCGCCGGATGCGGACGATTGA
- the lplT gene encoding lysophospholipid transporter LplT, giving the protein MKKGFFTIIAAQFVSSLADNALLIAAIALLTVIQSPAWITPLLQIFFTISYVLLAPFVGAFADALQKRHVMFISNALKACGCLLMIGGVHPMLAYGVVGFGAAAYSPAKYGILTELLPAERLVAANAWLESATVLSTIVGTMLGGALISTYATHFVAHAHLPLIRTAADLAMLAVMITYAIAAAINFGIPDTGARYPNRLLEPRKLVGDFANCFHVLWSDKLAQIALWVTTLMWGGAVTLQLLVLKWADVNLGLSLSKAAVIQGVAGLGIAVGAAAAAAWIPLRGSLRVLPVGILTGLVAIAMAFYSKGLFPPGAGFRVGPFVAPFYIVLAYPLMILLGALSGFFIVPMNAVLQHRGATLLSAGHSIAVQNFNQNLAVLLMLGAYALLLTAKMPVQWIIVVFGSFITVMIWLARRRSLVNAREANLAGLIGE; this is encoded by the coding sequence ATGAAAAAAGGTTTCTTTACGATCATCGCGGCGCAGTTCGTGTCGTCGCTGGCGGATAACGCATTGCTGATCGCGGCGATCGCGCTGCTGACCGTGATCCAGTCGCCCGCATGGATCACGCCGCTGCTGCAAATTTTCTTCACGATCTCGTACGTGTTGCTCGCACCGTTCGTCGGCGCATTCGCCGACGCGCTGCAAAAGCGTCACGTGATGTTCATCTCGAACGCGCTGAAAGCGTGCGGTTGTCTGCTGATGATCGGCGGCGTGCATCCAATGCTCGCGTATGGCGTCGTCGGCTTCGGCGCCGCCGCGTATTCGCCGGCGAAGTACGGCATTCTCACCGAGCTGCTGCCCGCCGAACGCCTCGTCGCGGCGAATGCGTGGCTCGAATCGGCGACGGTGCTGTCGACGATCGTCGGCACGATGCTCGGCGGCGCGCTGATCAGCACCTACGCGACGCACTTCGTCGCACACGCGCACCTGCCGCTGATCCGCACTGCCGCCGATCTCGCAATGCTCGCCGTGATGATCACGTACGCGATCGCGGCCGCGATCAACTTCGGCATCCCCGACACCGGCGCGCGCTATCCGAACCGGCTGCTCGAACCGCGCAAACTCGTCGGCGATTTCGCAAACTGCTTTCACGTGCTGTGGTCCGACAAGCTCGCGCAGATCGCGCTGTGGGTGACGACGCTGATGTGGGGCGGCGCGGTCACGCTGCAACTGCTCGTACTGAAATGGGCTGATGTGAATCTCGGGCTGTCGCTGTCGAAAGCGGCGGTGATCCAGGGCGTGGCCGGCCTCGGCATCGCGGTGGGCGCAGCGGCGGCGGCCGCGTGGATTCCGCTGCGCGGCTCGCTGCGTGTGCTGCCGGTCGGCATCCTGACAGGGCTCGTCGCGATCGCGATGGCGTTCTACAGCAAGGGACTCTTTCCGCCGGGCGCGGGCTTTCGCGTCGGGCCGTTCGTCGCGCCGTTCTATATCGTGCTCGCGTATCCGCTGATGATCCTGCTCGGCGCGCTGTCCGGCTTCTTCATCGTGCCGATGAACGCGGTGTTGCAGCATCGCGGCGCGACGCTGCTGTCGGCGGGACACTCGATCGCCGTGCAGAACTTCAATCAGAATCTGGCCGTGCTGCTGATGCTCGGTGCGTATGCGCTGCTGTTGACCGCGAAGATGCCGGTGCAGTGGATCATCGTCGTGTTCGGTTCGTTCATTACCGTAATGATCTGGCTCGCGCGGCGGCGGAGTCTGGTGAATGCGCGGGAAGCGAATCTGGCGGGGTTGATTGGGGAGTGA
- a CDS encoding inositol monophosphatase family protein, with product MHPMLNIAVKAARRGGQIINRASLDLDLVQVSKKQHNDFVTEVDKASEAAIIDTLKTAYPDHAILAEESGRSDNDSEYQWIIDPLDGTTNFIHGFQYYCVSIALAHKGTVQQAVIYDPTRNDLFTASRGRGAFLNDRRIRVGRRDRLADSLIGTGFPFRETDSLDAYCTLFADMTKACSGLRRPGAAALDLANVAAGRLDGFFEQGINAWDMAAGSLLITEAGGLVGNYTGDSDFLHIGEIVAANPKVYAQMVPILSRYSRTRQAA from the coding sequence ATGCATCCCATGCTCAACATCGCTGTCAAGGCTGCGCGCCGTGGCGGACAGATCATCAACCGCGCATCGCTCGATCTCGATCTGGTCCAGGTCAGCAAGAAACAGCACAACGATTTCGTCACGGAGGTCGACAAGGCATCCGAAGCGGCCATCATCGATACGCTGAAGACCGCCTACCCCGATCACGCGATCCTCGCCGAAGAATCTGGCCGCTCCGACAACGACTCCGAGTATCAGTGGATCATCGATCCGCTCGACGGCACCACCAACTTCATTCACGGCTTCCAGTACTACTGCGTGTCGATCGCGCTCGCGCACAAGGGCACGGTCCAGCAGGCCGTGATCTACGACCCGACCCGCAACGACCTGTTCACCGCCTCGCGCGGACGCGGTGCGTTCCTGAACGACCGCCGCATCCGCGTCGGCCGTCGCGACCGCCTCGCCGATTCGCTGATCGGCACCGGCTTCCCGTTCCGCGAGACCGACTCGCTCGACGCGTACTGCACGCTGTTCGCCGACATGACGAAGGCCTGCTCGGGCCTGCGTCGCCCCGGCGCCGCCGCACTCGATCTCGCGAACGTCGCAGCCGGCCGTCTCGACGGTTTCTTCGAACAGGGCATCAACGCGTGGGACATGGCGGCAGGCAGCCTGCTGATCACCGAAGCGGGCGGCCTCGTCGGCAACTACACCGGTGACTCCGACTTCCTGCATATCGGCGAAATCGTCGCGGCGAACCCGAAGGTGTATGCGCAGATGGTGCCGATCCTGTCGCGCTACAGCCGCACGCGACAAGCGGCCTGA
- a CDS encoding RNA methyltransferase, with protein MVQSSDSSPASRHSSSGEAGPVRGGFTSTRFVLVEPSHPGNVGAAARALKTMGFSRLVLVAPRVAHVQSDPEAIAMASGADDVLASAHVVPTLADALTGVQWSIALTARAREYGPPQLTPRAAANAARIQAAAGDIALVFGNERTGLSNEDVERCSALAHIPANPAYSSLNLAQAIQVLAYELRVAYLGDATSASASAASAPVRAPDELDGPRAASDEIERMYVHLENALIALEFLDPAHPKKLMSRLRRLFARAGLEREEVNIVRGIAKHILLKAKAPDSGD; from the coding sequence GTGGTTCAGTCTTCCGATTCTTCTCCTGCTTCCCGCCATTCTTCCTCGGGCGAGGCCGGCCCTGTGCGCGGCGGCTTCACGTCGACGCGCTTCGTGCTGGTCGAGCCGAGCCATCCTGGCAACGTCGGCGCGGCGGCGCGCGCGCTGAAGACGATGGGCTTCTCGCGGCTCGTGCTGGTGGCGCCCCGCGTCGCGCACGTGCAGAGCGATCCGGAAGCGATCGCGATGGCGAGCGGTGCCGACGACGTGCTCGCATCGGCGCACGTCGTGCCGACGCTCGCGGATGCGCTGACCGGCGTGCAATGGTCGATCGCGCTGACCGCGCGGGCACGCGAATACGGTCCGCCGCAACTCACGCCGCGCGCGGCCGCGAACGCGGCACGCATCCAGGCCGCGGCCGGCGACATCGCACTCGTGTTCGGCAACGAGCGCACCGGTCTGTCGAACGAGGATGTCGAGCGGTGCAGCGCGCTCGCGCACATTCCGGCGAACCCGGCGTATAGCTCGCTGAACCTCGCGCAGGCGATCCAGGTGCTCGCGTATGAACTGCGCGTTGCGTACCTCGGCGATGCGACGTCTGCATCGGCATCGGCCGCATCGGCGCCGGTTCGTGCACCAGACGAACTGGACGGACCGCGCGCGGCCAGCGATGAAATCGAGCGCATGTACGTCCATCTCGAGAACGCGCTGATCGCGCTGGAGTTCCTCGATCCCGCCCATCCGAAGAAGCTGATGTCACGGCTGCGTCGACTGTTCGCACGCGCGGGCCTCGAGCGCGAAGAGGTGAACATCGTGCGTGGCATCGCGAAGCACATCCTGCTGAAGGCGAAAGCGCCCGACAGCGGCGACTGA
- the cysE gene encoding serine O-acetyltransferase, whose amino-acid sequence MFTRLREDVATIRERDPAARSAWEVLTCYPGLHALVLHRFAHACWRMRRRWLARFVSQIARFLTGIEIHPGATIGRRVFIDHGMGVVIGETAEVGDECTIYQGVTLGGTSLERGAKRHPTLERGVIVGAGAKVLGGFTIGADAKIGSNAVVVKPVPAGGTAVGNPARVIAPAASRGGSSVVEGQIDVGTNVAPERSAFCAYGITPNADDPMSLAIHGLIDHAATQTQRVDEIVAALERLGTRIEAMQGTDVTLRGLRQLSAALEGDLD is encoded by the coding sequence ATGTTCACGAGACTCCGCGAAGATGTCGCCACGATTCGCGAGCGCGATCCCGCCGCTCGCAGCGCCTGGGAAGTCCTCACGTGCTATCCGGGCCTGCACGCGCTGGTGCTGCATCGTTTCGCGCACGCGTGCTGGCGCATGCGTCGTCGCTGGCTCGCACGCTTCGTGTCGCAGATCGCGCGCTTCCTGACCGGCATCGAGATCCATCCGGGCGCGACGATCGGCCGGCGCGTATTCATCGATCACGGGATGGGCGTCGTGATCGGCGAGACGGCGGAGGTCGGCGACGAGTGCACGATCTATCAAGGCGTGACGCTCGGCGGCACGTCACTCGAACGCGGGGCGAAGCGGCATCCGACGCTCGAGCGCGGCGTGATCGTCGGTGCTGGCGCGAAGGTGCTCGGCGGTTTCACGATCGGCGCGGACGCGAAGATCGGTTCGAATGCGGTCGTCGTGAAGCCGGTGCCAGCGGGTGGCACGGCGGTCGGTAATCCGGCGCGCGTGATTGCGCCGGCTGCGTCGCGCGGCGGTTCGTCGGTCGTTGAAGGGCAGATCGACGTTGGCACCAACGTCGCGCCCGAGCGCTCCGCGTTCTGCGCATACGGGATCACGCCGAATGCGGATGACCCAATGTCGCTGGCGATTCACGGCTTGATCGATCACGCGGCCACGCAGACCCAGCGTGTCGACGAAATCGTTGCGGCGCTTGAGCGGCTCGGCACGCGCATCGAAGCGATGCAGGGCACCGATGTGACGCTGCGCGGGTTGCGTCAACTGTCGGCCGCGCTGGAAGGCGACCTCGACTGA
- a CDS encoding UDP-2,3-diacylglucosamine diphosphatase → MLQETPLRSVAAGVPGEGKRPHAARPFFFLSDLHLSEAIPRTVAAFEHFIRVTAEQADSVFILGDLFEYWIGDDMLAEPFAARMAALMHTLSERGVALYIMHGNRDFLLGKRFMKAAGAIWLPDPISITAFGTRIALAHGDAQCTSDRGYQWFRRLARNHLVQMLFLAWPFRWRQALALRMRSASQEGRARPVSPRYDVTRAGIAALFRKTGTATIIHGHTHRPARHLEAGGVRWVLPDWDLDHGERRGGYLRVDAEGFKVLPID, encoded by the coding sequence ATGCTGCAAGAAACGCCGCTGCGAAGCGTCGCTGCGGGCGTGCCCGGCGAGGGCAAACGCCCGCACGCCGCCCGCCCGTTTTTTTTCCTCTCCGATCTCCATCTGAGTGAGGCGATCCCGCGCACGGTCGCGGCGTTCGAACACTTCATCCGCGTCACGGCGGAGCAGGCCGACTCGGTGTTCATTCTCGGCGACCTGTTCGAATACTGGATCGGCGACGACATGCTCGCCGAACCGTTCGCCGCCCGCATGGCCGCGCTGATGCACACACTGTCGGAGCGTGGCGTCGCGCTCTACATCATGCACGGCAATCGCGACTTCCTGCTCGGCAAGCGGTTCATGAAAGCAGCCGGCGCGATCTGGTTGCCCGACCCGATCTCGATCACCGCGTTCGGCACGCGCATCGCGCTCGCGCACGGCGATGCGCAGTGCACGTCGGATCGTGGGTATCAATGGTTTCGGCGGCTCGCGCGCAATCATCTGGTGCAGATGCTGTTTCTCGCGTGGCCGTTTCGGTGGCGCCAGGCGCTCGCGCTGCGGATGCGTTCGGCGAGCCAGGAAGGTCGCGCACGGCCCGTGTCGCCGCGCTACGACGTGACGCGTGCAGGCATTGCGGCGCTGTTCCGCAAGACCGGCACGGCGACGATCATTCACGGCCATACGCACCGCCCTGCCCGTCATCTGGAAGCAGGCGGCGTGCGCTGGGTGTTACCCGACTGGGATCTGGATCACGGCGAACGACGCGGCGGTTATCTGCGCGTCGATGCCGAAGGGTTCAAGGTATTGCCGATCGACTGA
- a CDS encoding peptidylprolyl isomerase → MVELHTNHGVIKLELDAEKAPKSVENFLNYVKAGHYDNTVFHRVIDGFMIQGGGFEPGMKQKPTEAPINNEANNGLKNVNGSIAMARTNDPHSATAQFFINVNDNDFLNHSSPTPQGWGYTVFGKVVDGLDVVEKIKKVKTGSKGFHQDVPADDVIIEKAVIVE, encoded by the coding sequence ATGGTCGAACTGCATACGAATCACGGCGTCATCAAACTCGAACTGGACGCGGAAAAAGCGCCGAAGTCGGTCGAGAATTTTCTTAACTACGTGAAGGCCGGTCACTACGACAACACCGTGTTCCACCGCGTGATCGACGGCTTCATGATCCAGGGCGGCGGCTTCGAACCGGGCATGAAGCAGAAGCCGACCGAAGCGCCGATCAACAACGAAGCGAACAACGGTCTGAAGAACGTCAACGGCTCGATCGCGATGGCTCGCACGAACGATCCGCACTCGGCCACCGCACAGTTCTTCATCAACGTGAACGACAACGACTTCCTGAACCACTCGTCGCCGACGCCGCAGGGCTGGGGCTACACGGTGTTCGGCAAGGTCGTCGACGGGCTCGACGTGGTCGAGAAGATCAAGAAGGTAAAGACGGGTTCGAAGGGCTTCCATCAGGACGTCCCGGCCGATGACGTGATCATCGAGAAAGCCGTCATCGTCGAATAA
- a CDS encoding peptidylprolyl isomerase yields the protein MKWLMLALGSAALIAHAPAFAQTASPTTHPSVLFKTSDGDIRVELYPEKAPKTVANFLDYVKSGQYSGTIFHRVIPGFMIQGGGYTTSFAEKPTRAPVALESRNGLKNTVGTIAMARTSDPNSATAQFFINTVDNAGLDYPNPDGNGYAVFGKVTSGMDVVKKIEGTPTTTRGPMSDVPQKSVVIESATVIGK from the coding sequence ATGAAATGGTTGATGCTGGCGCTCGGCAGCGCCGCCCTGATCGCACACGCCCCCGCCTTCGCACAAACGGCTTCGCCGACGACGCACCCGTCGGTGCTGTTCAAGACGTCGGACGGCGACATCCGCGTCGAGCTGTATCCTGAAAAAGCGCCGAAGACGGTTGCCAACTTTCTCGACTACGTGAAGTCCGGCCAGTACAGCGGCACGATCTTCCATCGCGTGATCCCGGGCTTCATGATCCAGGGCGGCGGCTACACGACGAGCTTCGCCGAAAAGCCGACGCGCGCACCGGTCGCACTCGAGAGCCGTAACGGTCTGAAGAACACGGTCGGCACGATCGCGATGGCTCGCACCAGTGATCCGAATTCAGCGACCGCACAGTTCTTCATCAACACCGTCGACAACGCAGGCCTCGACTATCCGAATCCGGACGGCAACGGCTATGCGGTATTCGGCAAGGTCACCTCGGGTATGGACGTCGTGAAGAAGATCGAAGGCACGCCGACGACGACGCGCGGACCGATGTCCGACGTGCCGCAGAAGTCGGTCGTGATCGAATCGGCGACGGTGATCGGCAAGTAA
- a CDS encoding tetratricopeptide repeat protein — MKPSSGRARSAATLAATAFFGVALTLFPGISAHAEKASALPQGPAVRDGTPEIDSSIEQKNWTEALAQLDARIASNPRDAQAKFKRATVLARLNRDDEAITAFTELTQTYPELPEPYNNLAALYAKHGRYDDARAALETATKVNPSYGLAYENLGDLYLRLASAAYQRAQGLGKTSATTQQRLADIQKIVAPPKVAAKSAKKSVSVDDYTNRATSNLTDTPSFQFGGPSGSLPVQPYVAPAQ; from the coding sequence ATGAAACCTTCCAGCGGCCGCGCGCGCAGCGCTGCGACCCTCGCCGCGACGGCCTTTTTCGGCGTCGCGCTCACGCTCTTTCCGGGCATTTCCGCGCATGCGGAGAAAGCCAGTGCGCTGCCGCAAGGGCCGGCCGTGCGCGACGGCACGCCGGAGATCGATTCGTCGATCGAGCAGAAAAACTGGACCGAGGCACTCGCGCAACTCGACGCGCGCATCGCGTCGAATCCGCGCGACGCACAGGCGAAATTCAAGCGCGCCACCGTGCTCGCGCGGCTGAATCGCGACGACGAAGCGATCACCGCGTTCACCGAACTCACGCAGACTTACCCGGAACTGCCCGAGCCGTACAACAACCTTGCCGCGCTGTATGCGAAGCACGGCCGCTACGATGACGCGCGTGCCGCGCTCGAAACCGCGACGAAGGTCAATCCCAGCTACGGCCTCGCGTACGAAAATCTCGGCGACCTGTATCTGCGTCTCGCGAGCGCCGCGTATCAGCGCGCGCAGGGCCTCGGCAAGACGAGCGCGACGACGCAGCAGCGTCTCGCCGACATCCAGAAAATCGTCGCGCCGCCGAAGGTCGCGGCAAAGTCCGCGAAGAAATCTGTATCGGTCGACGACTACACGAATCGCGCAACGTCGAACCTGACCGACACGCCGAGCTTCCAGTTCGGCGGCCCGAGCGGCTCGTTGCCGGTGCAGCCTTACGTCGCACCGGCGCAATAA
- the cysS gene encoding cysteine--tRNA ligase, whose amino-acid sequence MESLRIYNTLARDKQSFAPLQPGVVRMYVCGITVYDYCHIGHARMMIVFDVVQRWLRLVGYDVTYVRNITDIDDKIIRRAVENGETIKSLTSRFIAAMHEDLDALGVERPDHEPRATDFIPQMLGMIEKLEANGYAYQAADGDVNYAVRKFANYGKLSGKSIEDLRAGERVAANDAKQDPLDFVLWKQSKPDEPADTGWDSKYGRGRPGWHIECSAMGCTLLGEQFDIHGGGQDLQFPHHENEIAQSEGATGHTFVNYWMHNGYVQIDNEKMSKSLGNFFTIREVLERYDAEVVRFFIVRAHYRSPLNYSDAHIDDARGALTRLYTALKDVTPDSSALDWSDAYAQRFRAAMNDDFNTPVAVSVLFELASEVNRTRDASLARQLQGLGRVLGLLGREPRAYLQQAGGSADEAGLDTAEIEARIAARVAAKQAKQYAEADRIRAELLEAGIALEDKPGGLTEWRRV is encoded by the coding sequence ATGGAATCACTGCGCATCTACAACACGCTCGCGCGTGACAAGCAATCTTTCGCGCCGCTGCAGCCGGGCGTCGTGCGGATGTACGTCTGCGGGATCACGGTGTACGACTACTGCCACATCGGGCACGCGCGCATGATGATCGTGTTCGACGTCGTGCAGCGCTGGCTGCGTCTGGTGGGCTACGACGTCACCTATGTCCGCAACATCACCGACATCGACGACAAGATCATCCGTCGCGCGGTCGAGAACGGCGAGACGATCAAGTCGCTGACCAGCCGCTTTATCGCGGCGATGCACGAAGACCTGGACGCGCTCGGCGTCGAGCGTCCCGACCACGAACCGCGCGCGACCGATTTCATTCCGCAGATGCTCGGCATGATCGAGAAGCTCGAAGCGAACGGCTACGCGTATCAGGCCGCCGACGGCGACGTGAACTACGCGGTGCGCAAGTTCGCGAACTACGGAAAGCTGTCGGGCAAGTCGATCGAGGATCTGCGCGCGGGCGAACGCGTCGCTGCGAACGACGCGAAGCAGGACCCGCTCGATTTCGTGTTGTGGAAACAGTCGAAGCCCGACGAGCCCGCTGACACCGGCTGGGATTCGAAATACGGCCGCGGCCGTCCGGGCTGGCATATCGAATGCTCGGCGATGGGCTGCACGCTGCTCGGCGAGCAGTTCGACATTCACGGCGGTGGCCAGGACCTGCAGTTTCCGCACCACGAAAACGAAATTGCGCAAAGCGAAGGTGCGACGGGGCATACGTTCGTCAATTACTGGATGCACAACGGCTACGTGCAGATCGACAACGAGAAGATGTCGAAATCGCTCGGCAACTTCTTTACGATCCGCGAGGTGCTCGAACGCTACGACGCCGAAGTGGTGCGCTTCTTCATCGTGCGCGCACACTATCGTTCGCCGCTGAACTACAGCGACGCGCATATCGACGACGCCCGCGGCGCGCTCACGCGTCTTTACACCGCATTGAAAGACGTGACACCCGACTCGTCTGCACTAGACTGGAGTGACGCGTACGCGCAGCGGTTCCGCGCGGCGATGAACGACGACTTCAACACGCCGGTCGCGGTGTCGGTGTTGTTCGAACTGGCAAGCGAAGTCAATCGCACACGCGACGCGTCGCTTGCACGGCAATTGCAAGGTCTCGGGCGCGTGCTCGGTCTGCTCGGTCGCGAACCGCGCGCCTATCTGCAACAGGCGGGCGGCAGTGCCGATGAGGCTGGGCTCGACACAGCAGAAATCGAAGCGCGGATCGCCGCGCGCGTCGCGGCGAAGCAGGCGAAGCAGTACGCCGAGGCAGACCGGATCCGGGCAGAACTGCTCGAAGCCGGAATCGCACTTGAAGACAAACCGGGCGGGTTGACTGAGTGGCGGCGCGTGTGA